Proteins encoded by one window of Paenibacillus urinalis:
- a CDS encoding twin-arginine translocase TatA/TatE family subunit, which produces MFQNIGITGIIMILVLVLILFGPSRLPELGRAVGRTLFEFKSSARDLVGDSKDEDESSPNKK; this is translated from the coding sequence ATGTTCCAGAATATAGGAATAACCGGAATCATTATGATTCTGGTACTGGTCCTGATCTTATTCGGACCTTCCAGATTGCCTGAGCTTGGACGCGCCGTAGGTCGGACCTTGTTCGAGTTCAAATCTTCTGCTCGTGATCTCGTCGGTGATAGTAAGGATGAGGATGAATCGTCACCGAACAAAAAGTAG
- a CDS encoding RidA family protein — MMNKKIKSLTLAAILMASLSATAYAADKAPIEVQGTVSVPEPAPIQAAAPDNGTVFYGNPSSSISGGVVVPEGAAYLYTSGTVPPVLNKEGKTIYERYGDTKTQAAGVLASIEKQLKDQGLSMKDVVYLRAYLTADAAKEGIFDYAGWNEAYGEFFNNEKNPVKPARSTVGVASLVSSDWLIEIEAVAVFPKK, encoded by the coding sequence ATGATGAACAAAAAAATAAAAAGTTTAACGCTCGCAGCTATACTCATGGCAAGCTTAAGTGCAACCGCTTATGCAGCAGATAAAGCCCCTATCGAAGTTCAGGGAACCGTATCGGTGCCTGAGCCCGCCCCAATACAAGCCGCAGCACCTGATAATGGTACTGTCTTCTATGGTAATCCAAGCTCTAGTATTTCGGGTGGTGTCGTTGTACCGGAAGGGGCTGCCTATCTGTACACGAGCGGCACAGTTCCACCTGTACTGAATAAAGAAGGTAAGACCATCTATGAGCGATATGGAGATACCAAGACTCAGGCGGCCGGTGTTCTGGCATCCATTGAGAAGCAGCTTAAGGATCAGGGTCTCTCTATGAAGGATGTTGTCTATCTCCGCGCCTACTTGACGGCGGACGCCGCGAAGGAAGGCATATTCGATTATGCAGGCTGGAATGAAGCTTATGGCGAATTTTTTAACAACGAAAAAAATCCAGTCAAGCCCGCTCGCTCCACTGTTGGTGTGGCCAGTCTCGTAAGCTCTGATTGGCTGATCGAAATTGAGGCTGTCGCTGTATTTCCCAAAAAATAA